In Nitrospira sp., one genomic interval encodes:
- a CDS encoding GGDEF domain-containing response regulator — MIKVLLIEDNAVDAQLTRDLLSTWPHDQFVITHAATLGEGLIRLSRDRFDVSLLDLSLPDTNGLSTVTQVLATSPGVPVVVLSGHDDHPLALQALQHGAQDYLVKGHGEADFLARSILYAIERKRAQERLTYLAQHDPLTGLINRTLFRDRLLQAMARSKRKDKPLAIMLLDLDRFKAVNDTLGHDVGDQLLKTVAMRLTDCVRGVDTVARMGGDEFTAILEGVSGEADVAVVASRIVEALSSPLELGPHRVTVGVSVGITLYPSDDQDLDGLLRHADKAMYAAKHEGGNRFHFHSPADR; from the coding sequence GCCCAGCTCACCCGCGACCTCTTGTCTACCTGGCCGCACGATCAATTCGTGATCACCCATGCCGCCACTCTGGGGGAAGGGCTCATTCGCCTGAGCCGAGACCGGTTCGATGTCTCGCTGCTCGACCTGTCCCTCCCCGATACCAATGGGCTGAGCACGGTGACGCAGGTCCTCGCCACAAGTCCCGGCGTGCCGGTGGTGGTGCTGAGCGGCCACGACGACCATCCGCTGGCATTACAAGCCCTGCAACATGGCGCGCAAGACTATCTGGTCAAGGGCCACGGCGAGGCCGACTTCCTCGCGCGCTCGATTCTGTATGCCATCGAGCGCAAACGGGCCCAAGAACGGCTGACCTACCTGGCGCAACACGATCCCTTGACCGGCCTCATCAACCGCACACTCTTTCGCGATCGACTCTTGCAGGCCATGGCCCGGAGCAAACGCAAAGACAAGCCGCTCGCGATCATGCTGCTGGATCTTGATCGATTTAAGGCCGTCAATGACACGTTGGGGCACGATGTCGGGGATCAGCTATTGAAGACCGTGGCGATGAGACTCACGGACTGTGTGCGGGGAGTCGACACCGTAGCCCGCATGGGCGGCGATGAATTTACCGCCATCCTCGAAGGAGTGTCGGGCGAGGCCGACGTGGCGGTGGTGGCGAGCCGAATCGTCGAGGCGCTCAGCAGTCCGCTCGAACTGGGCCCCCACCGGGTGACAGTCGGCGTGAGCGTCGGCATCACCCTCTATCCGTCGGATGACCAGGACTTGGATGGGTTGCTCCGCCACGCCGACAAGGCAATGTACGCCGCCAAACACGAAGGCGGCAACCGGTTTCACTTTCATTCCCCGGCCGACCGCTGA